The following proteins come from a genomic window of Natronosalvus vescus:
- a CDS encoding methyltransferase family protein, with translation MGQSSVYLKTLLFTLTIPGTVAVGIPQLLARWRPHPRLPINPRTGRIAGTLSLVFGFLLYVQTAFQFGSEGGGTPSPADEPDELVTGGLYSYSRNPMYIGVLLIVLGQALRQRSTSILWWGVGVWIGFHNRIIGFEEPHLLEKHGDVYEQYRERVPRWIPRFNFET, from the coding sequence ATGGGTCAGTCCAGCGTCTACCTGAAAACGCTCCTCTTCACGCTCACTATTCCGGGAACAGTGGCTGTTGGGATTCCACAACTCCTGGCAAGATGGCGACCCCACCCACGGCTTCCGATCAACCCGAGAACCGGCCGCATTGCTGGAACGCTTTCGCTCGTATTCGGTTTCCTTCTGTACGTTCAGACGGCGTTCCAATTCGGATCGGAAGGCGGCGGAACACCCTCACCAGCCGACGAACCCGACGAACTCGTTACCGGAGGGCTCTACTCGTATTCGCGAAATCCAATGTACATTGGCGTCCTACTGATCGTCCTCGGACAGGCACTCCGACAACGGTCGACGTCGATTCTCTGGTGGGGTGTCGGTGTGTGGATTGGATTTCACAATCGCATCATCGGATTCGAGGAGCCCCATCTCCTCGAGAAACACGGGGACGTCTACGAACAGTATCGAGAGCGCGTTCCACGGTGGATTCCCCGGTTCAATTTTGAAACGTAA